In Mercurialis annua linkage group LG6, ddMerAnnu1.2, whole genome shotgun sequence, the following are encoded in one genomic region:
- the LOC126687315 gene encoding RNA-binding protein BRN1, translated as MAEDIIKEKKSPTSSSSSNEEIVKLFVGQVPKHMTEAQLLSMFKEFSLVDEVNIIKDKTTRASRGCCFVICPSRQEADKAVDACHNKKTLPGASSPLQVKYADGELERLEHKLFVGMLPKNVSEAELSDLFSTYGTVKDLQILRGSQQTSKGCAFLKYETKDQALAALEAINGKHKMEGSSVPLVVKWADTEKERQARRAQKAHSQASNMPNADSQHPSLFGALPMGYVPPYNGYGYQAPGTYGIMPYRLPPLQSQPAYHGVIPQGNALRGGIRPDLASNMGPRNYAMPPVSYVGSAYHAVPGAQYPVAYPGGMMSHRPLNSSPGALSPTISSSNSATASGVSSSSVGQLEGPPGANLFIYHIPQDYGDQELANAFQPYGKVLSSKVFVDKATGVSKCFGFVSYDSAAAAQTAINMMNGCQLGGKKLKVQLKRDNKQSKPY; from the exons ATGGCGGAGGATATAATAAAGGAGAAGAAATCTCCGACTAGCAGCAGCAGCAGTAATGAAGAGATTGTAAAGCTATTTGTCGGTCAAGTACCGAAGCATATGACCGAAGCTCAGCTTCTGTCCATGTTTAAAGAGTTTTCTCTCGTCGACGAGGTCAACATCATTAAGGATAAAACCACGCGCGCCTCGAGAG GCTGTTGTTTTGTGATTTGTCCATCCAGGCAAGAAGCAGATAAGGCTGTTGATGCTTGCCATAACAAGAAAACTTTGCCCGGG GCATCTAGTCCGTTGCAAGTGAAATATGCAGATGGCGAATTGGAAAGGCTAG AACACAAACTGTTTGTTGGTATGCTTCCAAAAAATGTTTCTGAAGCTGAATTATCTGATTTATTCTCTACTTATGGGACTGTAAAGGACTTGCAAATTCTTAGAGGCTCGCAGCAAACGAGCAAAG GCTGTGCTTTTTTGAAGTATGAGACAAAAGATCAAGCCCTTGCTGCTCTGGAGGCCATCAATGGGAAGCATAAAATGGAG GGTTCAAGTGTGCCTTTGGTTGTGAAATGGGCAGACACAGAGAAGGAGAGGCAGGCTCGGAGGGCTCAGAAAGCACACTCTCAGGCTTCTAATATGCCAAATGCTGATTCACAACACCCTTCATTGTTTGGAGCCTTGCCGATGGGGTATGTTCCCCCTTATAATGGATATGGATATCAG GCTCCTGGAACGTATGGAATCATGCCATACCGCTTACCACCTTTACAGAGTCAACCTGCTTATCATGGTGTTATTCCTCAGGGGAATGCATTGCGTGGAGGAATTAGACCTGATCTTGCCTCTAATATGGGCCCTAGAAATTATGCGATGCCTCCTGTAAGTTACGTTGGCTCTGCTTATCATGCGGTACCAGGTGCCCAGTATCCAGTGGCATATCCTGGAGGAATGATGAGTCACCGGCCTTTAAACAGTTCACCTGGTGCATTATCACCCACGATTTCAAGCAGTAATTCTGCAACCGCTTCCGGTGTCAGTTCAAGTTCTGTAGGTCAATTAGAAG GTCCGCCTGGTGCTAACTTATTCATTTATCACATACCTCAAGATTATGGTGACCAAGAGCTTGCAAATGCTTTTCAACCATATGGCAAAGTCTTGAGTTCGAAAGTCTTCGTTGACAAAGCAACTGGGGTTAGCAAATGTTTCG GATTTGTTAGTTACGATTCAGCAGCCGCAGCACAAACTGCAATTAATATGATGAATGGATGCCAATTAGGTGGTAAGAAATTGAAAGTTCAGCTTAAGAGAGACAATAAACAAAGTAAACCATATTGA